One genomic region from Nostoc sphaeroides encodes:
- the cas3 gene encoding type I-D CRISPR-associated helicase Cas3', which produces MSENYRITLKPVYSQTVPTPDGVKLPKDWLLSWHQAATLEALRDRNIDVVFNTAMTGDGKSLAAYLEVLQGEFSAIGLYPTNELARDQETQIRGYVDKFQPENQPRVVRLSGADLEIYAENEGLKKGAAIATLTNQREALLTNPDIFHYLHRGAYIIRGDSPDKLWGRIDKDFDLFIFDEFHVFAAPQIASVINTMLLIRCTNRRKKFLFLSATPDTNLIGRLEKAGFRCKEIDPLKQNKYQFPDTPEEGQQLQTQGWREVARTMTLNFIPLEPSFKASETWLKENSDLILAQFQQNPGSKSAIILNSIAAVKRLTQFFREILQPYGLKVGENTGLSGKGEKERSLAADLVIGTSTIDVGVDFKINFIIFESSDAGNFIQRLGRLGRHDEYEKDGQIVKFKNFTAFSLVPNFLVERLFKGDTPPLEVNSICDRPFFHNTITENYRQINDFRGYYRRWGAVQSFRLFYQLSDRTIKQQYAQSRDKFQEACEQLFETSLKSQAVRIQGWAKDWQALSGKSGNPIAEDAASFRGSSPLQCGLYDLTEENEADRFKTYDLPGILGNLEIEMWTEAAFIRTLKETAERTGQPIAKGRFAHCLAFMKLRSYREERLNWKFTYSENLQSIADAWKVQVLTGVEIWQPDNYWVGEINKRLKKEGLVCYVIRRPLAEVRMRLRLPMNFQIYGISDQYSFHDATAPYAIAFGHSALLLDTLAYTFKSKGDEIWIA; this is translated from the coding sequence ATGTCCGAAAATTACAGAATTACTCTCAAGCCTGTTTACTCGCAAACCGTCCCAACACCTGACGGGGTTAAATTACCTAAAGATTGGTTGCTTTCTTGGCATCAAGCCGCAACTTTAGAAGCGTTGCGCGATCGAAATATTGATGTCGTGTTCAACACTGCGATGACTGGCGATGGTAAAAGTCTAGCGGCTTACCTAGAAGTTCTTCAGGGTGAATTTTCTGCGATCGGGCTTTACCCAACCAATGAACTCGCCCGCGATCAAGAAACGCAGATTAGAGGATATGTTGATAAATTCCAGCCGGAAAATCAGCCGCGTGTAGTGCGACTCAGTGGGGCTGATTTAGAGATTTATGCTGAAAATGAAGGATTGAAAAAAGGGGCTGCGATCGCAACTCTGACTAACCAGAGAGAAGCATTATTAACTAACCCTGATATTTTTCACTACCTGCATAGAGGTGCTTATATAATTCGCGGCGATAGTCCAGATAAGCTATGGGGCAGAATTGATAAAGATTTTGACTTATTCATTTTTGATGAATTTCATGTTTTTGCTGCTCCCCAAATTGCTAGTGTGATTAACACAATGTTGTTAATTCGCTGTACAAATCGCCGCAAGAAATTTCTGTTTCTCTCAGCCACACCAGATACAAACTTAATTGGGCGATTAGAAAAAGCAGGATTTCGTTGTAAAGAAATTGATCCTCTAAAACAAAATAAATATCAGTTTCCCGATACACCGGAAGAAGGGCAGCAACTGCAAACACAGGGCTGGCGGGAGGTAGCACGGACAATGACGCTGAATTTTATTCCTTTGGAACCATCGTTTAAAGCTTCGGAAACCTGGCTAAAAGAAAATAGTGATTTGATTTTGGCTCAGTTTCAGCAGAATCCAGGAAGTAAAAGCGCAATCATCCTCAACTCAATTGCAGCAGTCAAACGCCTCACTCAATTTTTTCGGGAAATATTACAGCCTTATGGATTGAAAGTTGGAGAGAATACAGGGCTATCGGGAAAAGGAGAAAAGGAGCGAAGTCTTGCTGCTGACTTGGTTATTGGTACTAGCACAATTGATGTTGGAGTTGATTTTAAAATAAATTTTATAATTTTTGAATCATCCGATGCAGGTAACTTTATCCAACGTTTAGGACGCTTAGGAAGGCATGACGAATATGAAAAAGATGGTCAGATAGTTAAGTTTAAGAATTTTACAGCTTTTTCTCTAGTTCCTAACTTTTTGGTAGAGCGATTGTTTAAGGGTGATACTCCACCATTAGAAGTGAATAGTATTTGCGATCGCCCCTTTTTTCACAATACAATTACTGAGAATTATCGACAAATCAACGATTTTCGTGGTTATTATCGTCGTTGGGGGGCTGTGCAATCATTTCGGCTGTTTTATCAGTTGAGCGATCGCACAATTAAACAACAGTATGCCCAAAGCCGAGACAAGTTTCAAGAAGCCTGTGAACAATTATTTGAAACTAGTCTGAAGTCACAAGCTGTACGTATTCAAGGATGGGCGAAAGATTGGCAAGCACTTTCTGGTAAATCAGGAAATCCGATTGCTGAGGATGCTGCTAGTTTTCGAGGTTCAAGTCCTTTGCAATGTGGTTTATACGACTTAACGGAAGAAAACGAGGCAGATAGGTTTAAAACCTACGATTTACCGGGTATTTTGGGCAATTTAGAAATTGAAATGTGGACGGAAGCGGCATTTATACGGACACTCAAAGAAACCGCAGAACGCACCGGACAACCCATTGCCAAAGGTAGATTTGCTCATTGTCTAGCATTTATGAAGTTGCGTTCTTACCGAGAGGAACGGCTGAACTGGAAGTTTACCTATTCTGAAAACTTGCAATCAATTGCTGACGCTTGGAAAGTTCAGGTTTTGACAGGTGTGGAAATTTGGCAACCTGACAACTATTGGGTTGGGGAAATTAACAAACGCCTAAAAAAGGAAGGTTTGGTTTGTTACGTGATTCGCCGTCCTCTTGCTGAAGTGCGGATGCGGCTAAGACTACCGATGAATTTTCAGATTTATGGCATCAGCGATCAGTATAGCTTTCATGATGCTACTGCACCCTATGCGATCGCTTTTGGTCACTCTGCACTGCTGCTGGATACGCTTGCTTACACGTTTAAAAGCAAAGGAGATGAGATATGGATTGCTTGA
- a CDS encoding PDDEXK nuclease domain-containing protein, translated as MSNPISDDYRHLLMEIKQRIRSAQYEALKAVNREMINLYWDIGQIIVTQQQGASWGKSVVEQLAKDLQAEFPGISGFSARNIWRMRDFYLTYHSKEILPPLVAEIGWTHNIVILEKCKDDLEREFYIRMTRKFGWTKNVLIHQIENQTYEKTLLNQTNFDKTVPAEIRNQLKLAVKDEYTFDFLELADEHSERQLEQAILARVEPFLQEMGGRFTFVGSQYRLEVGDKEFFIDLLLYHRQLKCLVAIELKTGEFLPEYVGKMQFYLAALDDLSRFPDENLSIGIILCKSKDKTIVEYALRESNKPIGIATYKLFSTLPQELKNQLPAPEQVAKLLEGVE; from the coding sequence ATGAGTAACCCCATTTCAGACGATTACAGACATCTACTAATGGAAATAAAACAGCGTATTCGTTCAGCCCAGTACGAAGCACTAAAAGCAGTTAATCGGGAAATGATTAACCTCTATTGGGACATTGGACAGATAATTGTTACTCAACAGCAGGGCGCTAGTTGGGGAAAATCCGTAGTAGAACAGTTAGCAAAAGACTTACAAGCAGAGTTTCCAGGAATTAGCGGATTTTCTGCCCGTAACATTTGGAGAATGCGAGATTTTTATCTGACTTACCACTCTAAAGAAATTCTGCCACCATTGGTGGCAGAAATTGGATGGACTCACAATATAGTCATTTTAGAGAAGTGCAAAGATGACCTAGAACGGGAATTCTATATCAGAATGACTCGTAAATTTGGCTGGACAAAGAATGTTTTGATTCACCAAATTGAAAATCAAACCTATGAAAAGACTCTGTTGAATCAGACTAATTTTGATAAAACTGTTCCAGCAGAGATTCGTAACCAATTAAAACTAGCTGTCAAAGATGAATATACTTTTGATTTCTTAGAACTAGCAGATGAACACAGCGAACGACAGCTAGAACAGGCGATTTTGGCAAGAGTTGAACCATTCTTGCAAGAAATGGGTGGGCGGTTTACTTTTGTTGGCAGTCAGTATCGCTTAGAAGTTGGCGATAAAGAATTTTTTATTGACCTATTGCTGTATCATCGCCAATTAAAATGTCTAGTTGCGATTGAGTTAAAAACTGGAGAGTTTCTACCTGAGTATGTGGGAAAAATGCAATTTTATCTGGCGGCTTTAGATGATTTATCTCGATTCCCAGACGAAAATCTTTCAATCGGAATTATTCTTTGCAAATCCAAGGATAAAACTATTGTTGAGTATGCACTGAGAGAATCGAATAAACCAATTGGTATAGCAACTTATAAACTATTTTCCACATTGCCTCAAGAATTAAAAAATCAGCTTCCGGCTCCAGAGCAAGTTGCCAAGTTGCTAGAAGGCGTGGAGTAA
- the cas10d gene encoding type I-D CRISPR-associated protein Cas10d/Csc3, which produces MSNDDWLSGDFGFDGDSSDRTIETEGELLTLKLLREAIQAQNPDDKVMADFGEYVLPNLLRIAIGVTAKGGKFFDEIDQQREAEGKTRVRRDNAADQSLNTHLLNGLFPANLIEKRLEKLNTTVQRVVKERERRLVIAGFILHDFEKFPDVPENCRKLPLAEHREIIDKKVHQLGLDNFINPENTDAYREYLDDLLCMAYNAQRRWDTNWNFSEFGLNPLLKDRTLRSLSDLTCLADSLASIVKHPQDAEHPRLKEIIHSLSDGQLKFTYHSIAENRGVLTNVVNNALIQAHTSLNTDEHTYYEPLLYLPTGVIYLASRNAPAISPEDLPDRVVNSIKSLCAGQLRLRQTGFGRDGKGMKYAEYYNLFFDDIGLMKVALDATLRILNPNKGSVAKSRSENLNKFQQQNVLSAGYDFKFEDDIRIDQIAEFGDLISRKIWEETVNRVDSARKKDKKLPAIPDFDLTHKVAEFWNLAECLPQIREIQRINESLKENKLKGNTGGVPYEWYYLAAKYLEHHPGIEDVREACQQVINYLTTLIYPIISQYELPDGWDDLRLWVKRVVMLPGTNQESSVKTQVETFLNELDNYNAAKKSGRGKQLICSISHSAYTVTEQMESAVLFTPQVYTNKQMLGGSNAKRNISSIAGVEMMLRQILMNQTQAVGKRFEDGKYRYLYFYPTYYFTPETNKFLQKAYNGIAQTRFDTSVRNHFISKDLQADLGRDRYQSVDSFLIDENLQRDKDRTFKLSYPEDQPLTFYFMALPPGRDSTDTESWVMPTWLAFAFPMILDVKTVVSESPIPPFNDGAEFEESVFLDSAPHAFRALVRRDRFRLDYILEGWNENGIQYPAPLNVLTAAYAIHLDVNARQSKSGYDANWGRFTELAKDFETSPLYVFSYLNRWVRNQGSETARIEKIRLYAYHFYPCFDPYVKYDTNMEQLIVGAASSLNHPKKLTDLYRRFYRANKRYNPKSNAVLKPVDIAAETILKAESSVFQGETLVAAVAAEVFKLMDRVHSSTAEGRWIMSKREEERQAVLDFAKYFVVEVFDNAFAGDRARLAGRQLNLIRDTCEFLYRLEDDKENASKNEKSAEIDNEND; this is translated from the coding sequence ATGTCTAATGATGATTGGTTATCAGGTGATTTTGGTTTTGATGGTGATTCTTCAGACCGCACTATTGAAACTGAAGGCGAGTTACTAACACTAAAGCTATTACGAGAAGCAATTCAGGCTCAAAATCCAGATGATAAGGTAATGGCAGACTTTGGTGAGTATGTTTTACCAAATCTGTTGCGGATAGCAATTGGTGTAACGGCGAAAGGTGGTAAGTTTTTTGATGAAATTGACCAACAGCGAGAAGCAGAAGGTAAAACTAGAGTTAGACGAGATAACGCTGCTGATCAATCGCTGAATACTCACTTACTCAATGGATTATTCCCAGCCAATTTAATTGAGAAACGTTTAGAAAAACTTAATACCACAGTGCAGCGAGTGGTAAAAGAGCGAGAACGTAGATTAGTAATTGCTGGATTTATTTTACATGATTTTGAAAAGTTCCCTGATGTTCCTGAAAACTGCCGCAAGTTGCCGTTAGCAGAACATCGTGAAATTATTGATAAAAAAGTTCACCAGTTAGGACTAGATAACTTTATAAATCCAGAAAATACTGATGCTTATCGAGAATATCTAGATGATTTATTGTGCATGGCTTATAATGCTCAACGTCGCTGGGATACTAACTGGAATTTTTCTGAATTTGGGTTGAATCCTCTTCTCAAAGACCGCACGCTTCGCAGTCTATCTGATTTAACTTGTTTGGCTGATTCTCTCGCCTCAATTGTTAAACATCCCCAGGATGCAGAACATCCTCGACTCAAAGAAATCATCCACAGCCTCAGTGATGGACAGTTGAAATTTACCTATCACAGTATTGCTGAGAATCGTGGTGTTTTAACTAATGTGGTGAATAATGCTTTAATTCAGGCTCATACTAGTCTCAATACTGATGAGCATACCTACTATGAACCTTTATTATATCTGCCAACAGGCGTAATTTACTTGGCTTCGCGCAATGCTCCAGCTATCTCGCCTGAAGATTTACCAGATCGTGTAGTTAACAGTATTAAATCGCTTTGTGCAGGTCAATTACGCCTCAGACAAACAGGATTTGGTAGAGATGGCAAAGGTATGAAATATGCAGAATATTATAATTTATTTTTTGATGATATAGGCTTAATGAAAGTAGCTTTAGATGCTACATTACGCATCTTAAACCCTAACAAAGGCTCTGTCGCTAAAAGTCGCAGCGAAAATCTGAATAAGTTTCAGCAACAAAATGTTTTATCTGCTGGTTATGATTTCAAATTTGAAGACGATATCCGTATTGACCAAATAGCAGAATTTGGTGATTTAATTAGCAGGAAGATTTGGGAAGAGACAGTTAATCGCGTTGATTCTGCTCGTAAGAAAGATAAAAAGCTGCCAGCAATTCCCGATTTTGATTTGACTCACAAAGTTGCAGAATTTTGGAATTTAGCAGAATGCTTACCCCAAATTAGAGAAATTCAACGCATTAACGAAAGTCTCAAAGAAAATAAGTTAAAGGGAAATACCGGAGGAGTACCTTATGAATGGTATTATCTGGCGGCTAAATATTTAGAACATCATCCAGGAATTGAAGATGTCCGCGAAGCTTGTCAGCAAGTGATTAACTATTTGACAACCTTAATTTATCCTATAATTTCTCAGTATGAATTGCCTGATGGTTGGGATGATTTAAGGCTCTGGGTAAAACGAGTTGTGATGTTACCAGGCACTAATCAAGAGTCATCTGTTAAAACGCAAGTTGAAACATTTCTAAATGAGTTAGATAATTACAATGCTGCAAAAAAATCAGGACGAGGGAAACAATTAATCTGCTCAATTTCTCATTCTGCTTACACTGTTACTGAGCAAATGGAATCAGCAGTTTTATTTACGCCACAAGTTTATACAAACAAGCAAATGTTAGGAGGTTCTAACGCTAAACGCAATATCTCCAGTATTGCAGGTGTGGAGATGATGCTGAGGCAAATCTTGATGAATCAAACTCAAGCTGTAGGTAAGCGATTTGAAGATGGAAAATATCGCTATCTCTACTTTTATCCTACTTATTACTTTACTCCAGAAACTAACAAGTTTTTGCAGAAAGCATACAATGGTATTGCTCAAACTCGCTTTGATACGAGTGTTCGCAATCATTTTATCAGTAAAGATTTACAGGCAGACTTGGGGCGCGATCGCTACCAAAGTGTAGATAGTTTCTTAATAGATGAAAACCTCCAGCGTGACAAAGATCGCACCTTTAAGCTTTCCTATCCTGAAGACCAGCCTTTAACATTTTACTTCATGGCACTCCCCCCAGGAAGAGACAGCACTGATACAGAATCTTGGGTGATGCCAACTTGGTTAGCGTTTGCTTTCCCGATGATTTTAGATGTTAAAACTGTAGTTTCTGAGTCACCAATTCCACCTTTTAATGATGGGGCTGAATTTGAGGAAAGCGTTTTCCTTGATAGTGCGCCTCATGCTTTCCGTGCTTTAGTAAGGCGCGATCGCTTTCGTCTTGACTACATCCTCGAAGGCTGGAACGAAAACGGCATCCAATACCCAGCACCTTTAAATGTACTTACTGCCGCTTATGCCATTCATTTAGATGTGAATGCGCGACAGAGTAAGTCTGGTTACGATGCCAACTGGGGGAGATTTACAGAACTGGCTAAAGATTTTGAAACCAGTCCGTTGTACGTCTTTTCTTATCTCAATCGCTGGGTACGTAACCAGGGATCGGAAACAGCACGAATCGAGAAAATTAGGCTTTATGCTTATCATTTTTATCCTTGTTTTGACCCTTATGTGAAATATGACACTAATATGGAGCAATTAATTGTGGGAGCAGCATCAAGCCTGAATCATCCTAAGAAATTAACAGATTTATATCGCAGATTTTACCGAGCTAATAAGCGTTATAATCCTAAGTCTAATGCTGTGTTGAAACCAGTTGATATTGCGGCTGAAACTATACTCAAAGCTGAGTCAAGTGTGTTTCAGGGAGAAACATTAGTTGCGGCTGTTGCAGCAGAAGTTTTTAAACTCATGGATCGCGTTCATTCTTCTACTGCTGAAGGACGTTGGATTATGAGCAAACGAGAAGAAGAACGGCAAGCTGTTCTAGATTTTGCCAAGTATTTTGTAGTGGAGGTATTTGATAACGCATTTGCAGGCGATCGCGCTCGTTTGGCAGGCCGTCAACTCAATTTAATTCGAGATACTTGCGAATTTCTTTATCGTCTTGAAGATGATAAAGAAAATGCAAGTAAAAATGAAAAATCTGCGGAAATAGATAACGAGAATGATTAG
- the cas7d gene encoding type I-D CRISPR-associated protein Cas7/Csc2: MAILKTVESKFFQTEIPYKPMGKYVHFLTIRITESYPLFQTDAELNKARVRAGVKDKTTISRLSMFKRKQSTPERLVGRELLRNYGLMTAEECEYNVNFAMDNPDCIIYGFAIGDSGSEKSKVVVDTAFSITAFDESHETFTLNAPYENGTMASKGENGSKPGEVTSRINQQDHIRPQVFFPSIVTLKDPTEASFLYVFNNILRTRHYGAQTTRTGRVRNELIGVVFADGEITSNLRWTQTIYDQMKSNNTINPPDPLDEDDVITAAKNAIEALMADEFIVHTDFIGDAFVSLINEVKTLTGSEKGIQAILQKADAEAKDYAKKHISKKKTTAKAGKE; this comes from the coding sequence ATGGCAATTTTAAAAACTGTTGAATCAAAATTCTTTCAAACTGAGATTCCTTACAAACCAATGGGTAAATATGTTCATTTCTTGACTATTCGTATTACTGAATCTTATCCTCTATTTCAGACAGATGCAGAACTGAATAAAGCACGGGTAAGAGCAGGAGTTAAAGACAAAACCACAATTAGCCGTTTGTCAATGTTCAAGCGCAAACAGTCTACTCCAGAGCGTTTAGTCGGTCGGGAATTGCTGCGTAACTATGGCTTGATGACGGCTGAAGAATGCGAATACAATGTGAATTTTGCAATGGATAATCCTGATTGCATCATTTACGGATTTGCTATTGGTGACTCTGGCTCTGAAAAATCGAAAGTTGTAGTAGACACGGCATTTTCAATTACAGCTTTTGATGAATCACACGAAACATTTACCCTCAACGCTCCTTATGAAAATGGCACGATGGCTTCCAAGGGTGAAAATGGTTCTAAACCTGGTGAAGTTACCAGTCGAATTAATCAACAAGACCATATTAGACCGCAAGTTTTCTTTCCTAGTATTGTCACCTTGAAAGACCCCACTGAAGCTAGCTTCCTTTACGTTTTTAATAATATTTTGCGAACTCGTCATTATGGAGCGCAAACAACCCGTACAGGTCGCGTCAGAAATGAGTTAATTGGTGTTGTATTTGCGGATGGAGAAATCACCAGTAACCTGCGTTGGACTCAGACAATATATGACCAAATGAAATCTAATAATACTATAAATCCTCCCGACCCACTAGATGAAGATGATGTGATTACTGCTGCGAAAAATGCTATTGAGGCGTTAATGGCTGATGAATTCATTGTTCATACAGATTTCATTGGTGATGCTTTTGTATCCCTAATTAATGAAGTCAAAACTTTAACAGGAAGTGAGAAAGGAATTCAGGCAATTTTGCAAAAAGCTGATGCAGAAGCTAAAGATTATGCCAAAAAACATATCAGCAAGAAGAAAACTACTGCTAAAGCGGGGAAAGAGTAA
- the cas5d gene encoding type I-D CRISPR-associated protein Cas5/Csc1, producing the protein MVFIYHCQIELHDSLYYATREIGRLYETEPIIHNYALCYALGLVDSQIYSTTVAEEHSYRYFCPEQVPKYEEHLTPLNQQEIYVTPARSLNHCSILNTWKYANNNYHVEMEKTQKNIPSFGRAKEIAAESRFEFFVISQKELKLPKWIRLGKWMSKAEVTVEPLPKPKIAEGIFTCTHPLNPLDVMFTNQVISYDVVNMPPVSLIQNVKMQGQYYQFDGIQNLKIPVRIEYRFRS; encoded by the coding sequence ATGGTGTTTATTTACCATTGTCAAATAGAACTTCATGACAGTCTCTATTACGCAACTCGTGAAATCGGGCGATTGTATGAAACAGAGCCAATAATCCACAATTACGCTCTTTGTTATGCACTGGGTTTAGTTGATAGCCAAATCTACTCTACTACCGTTGCTGAAGAACATTCTTATCGCTATTTTTGCCCCGAACAAGTGCCAAAATATGAGGAGCATTTAACGCCACTCAATCAACAGGAAATTTATGTAACTCCGGCGCGATCGCTCAATCATTGTTCTATCCTCAACACCTGGAAGTATGCTAACAACAACTACCACGTTGAAATGGAAAAAACCCAAAAAAATATCCCCAGTTTTGGCAGAGCGAAAGAAATAGCCGCAGAAAGTCGATTTGAGTTTTTTGTCATTTCTCAAAAAGAACTCAAATTACCAAAGTGGATTCGCTTGGGTAAATGGATGAGTAAAGCTGAAGTGACGGTTGAACCATTACCAAAACCTAAAATTGCTGAAGGTATATTCACTTGTACACATCCATTAAATCCTTTAGATGTCATGTTCACCAATCAAGTGATTAGCTATGATGTTGTGAATATGCCTCCAGTTAGCTTAATTCAGAATGTCAAAATGCAAGGTCAATACTATCAATTTGATGGCATTCAAAACTTAAAAATTCCAGTTCGGATAGAATATCGGTTTCGGAGCTAA
- a CDS encoding 2OG-Fe(II) oxygenase — protein MKHYQQQTNAFPSDYLNNLWGEIQACPYFAINNLNRDFVATKGFSVVFQRSGLAKVEQQFPYFKPYLDLALQPNCNAFYLNPLQLKEGSRVDPHIDRSLRSYSKTIEPPAVVSVLYVRVPADMEGGELVLRSHKRQLGQIKPQINTLVYFQGDLTHSVNAVKTPGNRLSLVCEQYSLSETELQEIPEFTVESRITQSTTKKRKYAS, from the coding sequence GTGAAACACTATCAACAACAAACCAACGCCTTCCCCAGCGATTATCTAAACAACTTGTGGGGAGAAATCCAAGCTTGTCCTTACTTTGCTATCAACAACCTCAACCGCGATTTTGTCGCCACTAAAGGATTTTCTGTAGTATTTCAGCGTTCTGGATTAGCAAAAGTAGAACAGCAGTTTCCCTACTTCAAACCTTACCTCGATTTGGCTCTCCAGCCGAATTGTAATGCTTTTTACCTCAATCCTTTACAACTCAAAGAAGGCTCCCGCGTCGATCCGCATATCGATCGCTCCTTACGTTCCTACTCCAAAACCATTGAACCACCTGCGGTTGTCAGCGTTCTTTATGTGCGCGTACCGGCAGATATGGAAGGGGGAGAACTGGTATTGCGATCGCACAAGCGCCAACTTGGGCAAATTAAGCCCCAAATCAATACTTTAGTTTATTTTCAAGGTGATTTAACCCATTCGGTTAACGCTGTCAAAACCCCAGGAAATCGCCTGAGTCTTGTTTGTGAACAGTATAGTTTGAGTGAAACTGAACTCCAGGAAATCCCTGAGTTTACTGTAGAGTCAAGAATCACTCAGTCTACAACCAAAAAGAGAAAGTATGCCTCATAG
- the cas6 gene encoding CRISPR-associated endoribonuclease Cas6, with translation MPHSLVLNLLPQSPIPPQYLTGRHLHALFLTLVSSVDSTLGDRLHNSSADKAFTLSPLQINSPLLKGGKGGSKLQYSHQQPIPAGTPCWWRISLLDDTLFGKLTQLWLNLNPNRPWHLGPADLYITSIQGTPQSIQPWANASTYAQLYEEASDRNSSINLSFSTPTAFRQGQYDTTLPTRESVFNSLLSRWNKYSGIEFYQLAIESIFPSFVNIHTEILADSRSKFIGIIGEVTYKILGTVEPIQIKQINALADFALYCGVGRKTTMGMGMARRLYSP, from the coding sequence ATGCCTCATAGTTTAGTGTTGAATTTGCTACCTCAATCGCCTATTCCACCACAATATCTTACAGGTAGACATCTCCACGCCTTATTTTTAACCCTCGTTAGTTCTGTAGATAGCACATTAGGCGATCGCTTGCACAATTCCAGCGCAGATAAAGCTTTCACCCTCTCTCCCTTACAAATTAATTCCCCTCTTTTGAAGGGTGGTAAGGGGGGATCTAAATTGCAATACTCACATCAACAACCCATTCCCGCCGGAACTCCTTGTTGGTGGCGCATCTCTTTATTAGATGACACTTTATTTGGTAAACTTACCCAACTTTGGCTAAATCTTAATCCCAATCGCCCTTGGCATCTTGGCCCGGCTGACTTGTATATTACCAGCATTCAAGGCACACCCCAATCTATTCAACCTTGGGCGAATGCGAGTACTTACGCTCAATTATACGAAGAAGCTAGCGATCGCAATTCTTCCATCAACCTTAGCTTTTCTACGCCTACCGCCTTTCGTCAAGGACAGTATGATACTACTCTTCCTACCAGAGAATCTGTGTTTAATTCCCTACTTTCGCGGTGGAATAAATATAGTGGCATAGAATTTTATCAGCTTGCGATCGAGTCAATATTTCCTTCATTTGTCAATATTCATACAGAAATATTAGCTGATTCTCGCAGCAAATTTATTGGCATTATTGGCGAAGTTACCTATAAGATTTTAGGAACAGTTGAACCAATACAAATTAAGCAGATTAATGCTTTAGCTGACTTTGCTTTGTATTGCGGTGTTGGGAGAAAAACAACTATGGGGATGGGTATGGCAAGGCGGCTGTATTCTCCATAA